A stretch of DNA from Candidatus Desulfatibia profunda:
GCTTTTCGAGTGTCTTGCCACAAAGGCACCAAGGCACTAAGACTGTATCATTGTTTTAGTTTTCTCATGCTCTGCTGTATTGCACATAAGTGGATTAAATTTAAAACCATGATTTCTTTGTGTCTTTGTGTCTTTGTGCCTTAGTGGCTGATTTGAAACGCTCAATTTAGGTTCAATTCTTCAAGGCGTGTCATCATCAGGTTAACATCAAAAACCGCTTTTAGGTGGCACTTGATTGTCTCGCGGATTCGTTTCATAGATAGTTTGCATGCAAGCTCACGCTCCATGGACGTTACCCCCACATCCTGGAGACCGCAGGGATGTATCCACTCGAAAGGCTCCAGAGAAATATTAACGTTCAATGCCATACCATGGAAACAAATACCCCGTCGAACAGCTATTCCGATGCTCCCCAGCTTATTATTGCCGACCCATACGCCCCTGTTAAGCGGATTTCTTGCAGCCTTGATTCCCCACTCGGCCGCGGTCCGAATCATGACTTCCTCGAGATTTTCAACATAATCGACGACGGTCAGCCTGGCCAGTTGCAGATCAATGATCGGATAGATGACAAGCTGGCCGAGTCCATGAAACGTAATATTGCCGCCCCGTTCCACTTGAATTACGGGAATACCCGCTTTTTCCAGAAAATTTTCCGGCACCGACAGGTTGTTCAACCCGCCCCTGCGGCCCAGCGTGAAAACAGAAGGGTGTTCCAATAACAAGATGATATTGTTATTAATAATTTTGTTCTTGAGTGCAGCTACAAGATTGCTCTGCAGATACCAGGCCTGCCGGTACTCGGTAGAAGGAAGATCAATGCACAACCATCTTTTGATCCGGGCGATGTCTTGATCGTTCTGTGTTCGGTTTTGGCAATTTACATTATGCATAGCCATAAACTGCATTTTTTTGTTATAACTTTTTGCTACCCCAGGTTTATCCT
This window harbors:
- the lipB gene encoding lipoyl(octanoyl) transferase LipB is translated as MHNVNCQNRTQNDQDIARIKRWLCIDLPSTEYRQAWYLQSNLVAALKNKIINNNIILLLEHPSVFTLGRRGGLNNLSVPENFLEKAGIPVIQVERGGNITFHGLGQLVIYPIIDLQLARLTVVDYVENLEEVMIRTAAEWGIKAARNPLNRGVWVGNNKLGSIGIAVRRGICFHGMALNVNISLEPFEWIHPCGLQDVGVTSMERELACKLSMKRIRETIKCHLKAVFDVNLMMTRLEELNLN